The Suricata suricatta isolate VVHF042 chromosome 13, meerkat_22Aug2017_6uvM2_HiC, whole genome shotgun sequence nucleotide sequence TTTCCAAACTTTAAATTGCTTCTGGGACTAANNNNNNNNNNNNNNNNNNNNNNNNNNNNNNNNNNNNNNNNNNNNNNNNNNNNNNNNNNNNNNNNNNNNNNNNNNNNNNNNNNNNNNNNNNNNNNNNNNNNGCTGACCTTCCCATAAGGATTTAGGGGGGAGAAGAAGAACGAGGGTCTCAGAGGTAAAGCAAACCCAGTAAGGGAGTGTCTGGGGTCTTTCTGTGGCATCAGGGGCGGGCCCAGGGCACAGTGTGGAGCTGAGGACTGTGTCTGGGATCAGGAGACTCGGAGAGATGTCTGTAAGCAGGACGCAGTGAGAGATTAACAATAATCAATTATAAAAGAGACCGATCATAACAACAGATCATAATACAAGCTATGTgggtgtggtctctctctccaaGTACCTCATTATGCTGTAGCCCACCCCCTTCTTCTTATGACAACGCGAGGTGATCAAATGCCCACAGGATGAGATGCAGTGAGGTGAGTGAGCCAGGGGCTGGGATGCAGCACGGGGCTACTCCTCACCTGCTGACCGTGTGTCACATGGACCATCTTCTGCTTCCCGACCACAGCTGGAGGTGGTGATGGGGAAGGAATTGAAATGTCAAATGCcggtaagggggagggggaattactgttctgagaatttttttcccctgaatacAATTTGTGCCCATAGTATTAGAATAGTTGATACTATTGCAAAGGTACAAAAGGAATCCCTTTGATTTTTCTATAATATCTTTTCAGTCACTTTTATTCACACCGATTGTTTTGCTAACTGAGAGCACAGCAATATGTACAATTTtgtattctctcttttaatttatcaTTGTAGTATGATGATATAATACTGTAAAAATTATAAACCTGACTTAAAATTcggtttatttaataattttgaaggagagagagagagaaagcgctcgtatgagtggggtgaggggcagagagagaggtgaggaatcCTAGGCAGGTTCTTTGTACTTTGGCttcaaagcctgatgtggggcttgaacccacaaaccaagagatcatgtcctgagctgaaatcaagaatgagacactcagctgacagagtcacccaggtcccctaAAAAAGTAACTTTAATGTCTAACATGCCATTATATGAAACGGCATCCTCGGGCATTTATCAGTagactgttttttatttgtttcctatattcattcacaaatattgCTGTGCAAATGCCTTCAATGAGTGATACCGGCTCCAATCTCATGGATTCATTAGAATTTTTTCCCAGAGGTGGAAATGCTGAGTTACATGGGCATgccagttttttcctttttctaggcAAACTGCTCTCCAGGGAGGCCAGAGGACAGTGTATGGGACTCTTGAGTACATGTGTTCACTTCCCTTTCATGACTACACTGTGTTCCCAGCTGCCTGCCGGCTTTGGAGTTAAGTAGGGGCCAGACCACAAGCAAGACCAGGTCACTGACAGCAGAGGCTCCACACCCGTGGTTTGCAGCCACACAGGTAAaaacttcccttcccttcctcactctcccAGGTGGACTCCTACCCAGTTGGAGTTGTAGGTATCAGAGTTCTCAGTTTTCATTAATCTTACGTCTCCTCCAAAGTCTGATGTGGCCATATTCCCTGCTGGCCATATCATGGTGGGAGACCAAGCATTCAGATCTACCCTTCTTGATGTGCTAGGGAGTGAGGGCATGCGCgcacgagcacacacacacacacacacacacacacacacacaccataacaCACTCCCAAAGGAGCAGGATGTCACCTTCACCAAAGACTGCACCCTGTCTGATGAGGACAGCTCAAGCAATCCATGACAGACTTGGAATGCTCTGGGGAGCATCTGTTCAGTCTTTTTATGatgcacatgaggaaactgagacataaGGACTTGCTGGATCCACCCAGAATACCCATACTGTGGGCAGGGGCACATCCCATAGCTCTGGGCTCAGTGCACATGATGTTCCTAGCCATTCCGTTCATTCCAGCTGAAGCAGGTTTCATCCTGCACTTCTCCACTTTGGGCACCAGGACTTCCATGGCTGCAGCTCTCACATGGGGCAAATCCCAAGCAGCACTCATGCCCTCGGCCCACCATTCATGGGCAGACAATCTGTGTGCACAGCCCTGGCTGATGGGAGTAGAAAGGATAGCTTCTCTAAAAGGAGCCACTACCTTGGCTTCTGCAATCACAGCATATCCTTGTCACTATGGGATCCTGCTGTGGCACTGACtgtaatgtttacttttcattttctggagGGTCTGTGAGAGCCACTGGGAGGAATGGGAGATATGCTAGGGCAGAATTTCATGGTGGAGCACCCAGAGTGGGTCTGCACTGAGCAAATGGGAACACCCTCCTGTGCTATATTGAGAAAGACGGGACAGGGTCATAGGCTTGCACATCGGGGGAGACCTCTCTGCGTGGGATCACTGGTTTTCTGCTCAGTACATTTGTGTCCCCTTCACTTTCCTGAaacacttggcaatgtctggagacagttttggttGTTACAATGCAAGAGGGGGTGCTACAGGCATTAGGGGACGCAGCGGTCAGGGAAGGTGGTAAGCATCCGATCATGTACAGGACAGCTTCCCCCCACGCCTGGAACAAAGAATTCTCCAGTCCCACATGCAACAGTATCCACGCTAAGAGAGTCTAGGTTCAATTTGGGGTGGGAGCTACCCTGCCTGACAATGTATCTGACATACTCCTACCATGACTGAAGCAAGTGTGCTGGACAGTGAGACGGATCAGAGAAAACACAGAGCTGCTGCTGGAGAAATAGACTCTTCTAAACATctgtgcaggagagagaggcagctaTCTGACATTCAATCTTAGGTGCCAACACTTTGGCTCCTCTGTGCCTTAGTTACTCTTACCTATAAAACTTGAATGACAAAATCTTTTCCGTGGGGTGTTTTAAAGAATATGGCACGGAAGAgatgtttttgaatattaaacACTTGTGGTCTACCAACCATCCACTcccacaaccacacacacacagcgcaCACAAACACTAACATgctcacacacgtacacacacatatgcaaagaGGTACAGATTTTATGAATGAGGATTCTGAATATTGAGTCTGGGCAATTGCTGGGAAACTGGAAATCCTCTATACAAAGGCAGGCAGGTCTTCCTATAAGTAGCTGCTTGTGTGGAACATAAGAATGGAGGCAGAGTAGCAGAACATTAtgcaaaaataaagtacaaacatacaaggacaaagaaaaaacattcctTAATCGCCCCTGGTCAATGCCATATATCCTGCTATCTTATCACTGTAGTCAGCAGGCTTAGGAAGAATTGCATTAACTGGTCAGTGAGCTGCATGGTTTTCACGCTATTGTGTGGGTTCAGTCACTCCAGTTAATCCTTGTGGTGACATCAACAAGTTCTGCCCCTTatgaaacattataaataatgtcTATGAAAATAGGCAGATCCCAATTCTGACGACAGTCATGTCTGAGTGCTGAGGCTGGGCAGACTGAAGAAGTCATCCCCGTCACGGCTGAGCCTTTACCTAGGCTTCATTCAGTCTGTATGAGGGTTAACACTTACATACAAATTCCTTCTAAAGTTATCAAAGtttataaatacttgaaaatttgCTAATTCTAAGNNNNNNNNNNNNNNNNNNNNNNNNNNNNNNNNNNNNNNNNNNNNNNNNNNNNNNNNNNNNNNNNNNNNNNNNNNNNNNNNNNNNNNNNNNNNNNNNNNNNAAGGTCACTCACAGCTCAGGGTCGCAGTTGCTTTTATACGTAATAAGGATGCAACATCAGAAAAGGCCCTGGCACACAGGTGGCTGGAATATTTGAGGCTTTTCCTCAGGGCTAGTGCATGTGCGTTCTGTTGTGTTCCAGCCCTGACCTTCTCTCAGCCAAGAGCTAAGGACACTCCTACCTACTGTCCCTTACAGCCACTCTCCTCTTACACACATGCTCTCCTTTCTGTAGCAGAGACTTCACGGCATACTAGATGCCCGAGACTCTTCTCAAGAAAGCCTGATGTGCTGCTTTTGTACCTTGCTGACAACAGAAGGCATCTCACATGGAAAAAGCCAACTGGTCCTCCCCCGTGGTGGGGTTCATCCTCCTGGGACTCTCTGGCCACCCAAGGCTGGAGAAGACCTTATTTGTGCTCATCTTGTTGATGTACCTGGTGATCCTGCTGGGCAATGGGGCCCTCATCCTGGTCACCATCCTTGACTCCCACCTGcacacgcccatgtacttcttcctggggAACCTCTCCTTCCTGGACATCTGCTACACAACCTCTTCTGTCCCTCTCATCCTGGACAGCTTCCTCACTCCCAGGAAAACCATCTCTTTCTCAGGCTGTGCTGTGCAGATGTTCCTCTCCTTTGCCATGGCAGGGACGGAGTGTGTACTTCTGGGCATGATGGCATTtgatcgctatgtggccatctgtaacccCCTGAGGTACCCCGTGGTCATGAGCAGGTCTGTCTACGTGCCCATGGCTGTCAGCTCCTGGATGGCTGGTGCAGCCAACTCTTTGGTGCAGATCTCTCTTGCAGTACCGTTACCCTTCTGTGGGGACAATGTCATCAACCACTTCACCTGTGAGATCCTGGCTGTGCTGAAGCTGGCCTGTGCAGACATCACCATCAATGTGATCAGCATGGGGGTGTCAAATATGATCTTCCTGGTGGTTCCAGTTCTGTTCATCTCTGTCTCTTATATCTTCATCATTGCTACCATCCTGAGGATCCCCTCcactgaggggaagaaaaaggccTTTTCTACCTGCTCTGCCCACCTCACTGTGGTGGTCATCTTCTATGGGACCATACTTGTCATGTATGGGAAGCCCAAGTCTAAGGATCCCAAGGGGGAAGACAAAGAGGACCTTTCAGATAAGCTCATCCCTCTCTTCTATGGGGTGGTGACCCCCATGCTCAACCCCATCATCTACAGCCTCAGGAACAAGGACGTGAAGGCTGCTGTGAGGAACCTGGTGGCTCAGAAATCGTTCACCCAGTGATAGAGGAGGGGTCCGCTGCAGATCTCACATGTGGAAGAGAGGACTTTTGATTATTACAGGTCCCCCTCCAAAGGCAAGTCACATTAATTGAAATGATCTCTTGCCCTTAAGTCAATTTTCAGGGAATGTGTAGCTTTTCAGATTGTATCAAGTTTCAGCCAAATATCTGAGAGATTCGACAGACACCAGACAATAAATTACTAATGTTATGTCCGAAGACATTCCGAATACACGCTAATACTGGAGACAGGGACCAGTAGAGCAGGCTGAGTGGCCCATACAGTGCGTACGTGTCACAGTCAGTGCATGGAGAGGGCTCTCACAGCCCCTTGGCATCCCTACTGAACTCCCTAGGAGCCAGCGAAACAAGGAGGAAGTGGAAATTTTTCATCATGGATTCAGTTCACCTGATGTATCAAGAAGAGAACAAAGACAAGGTCTCCACATAGAGAGCTTTTGGGTGGGAAGAATCTAGGCTGATATACTGAATTGCTTTTTAActatgagaaaattgaggctatATTTACCAGTGCACTTCGCATTATGAAACTCTTCTAGAAAGTTAAATTTAAGAAGATGTATagagtttgaattttatgtttaCCAATTATAACAATTCCCAATAGAAAAGCTAGTTTTCTTTTAGATAGTAACTCagattctaaaaaaagaaaaaagaaaaggaaaggaaaggaaaggacaaaaaggaagagaatagaaaagaaaaagaaaagaaaaaagaacgaaggacaaagaagataaatagagctaaaaatatttgaagacttcAATGGGCTCAAATTTGATACATTTCTTTGTTCCAGGACTTCTCAGAGTCTTTAATATGTTCAGGTACACTGTGAATGTCCAAGATATTTAAGATCTGTAGCATTTTTAAGCTCCATAGCTCAGCACAATAAAAACCAGGAAGCATTTTCTTACCTCTGACCTTGTGCAGGCTGCTTAACCTTTCTcagtctatttcattttattttattttatcttcatattttaaaacttaactaTTGATTTTACAGAAATTAGATAAGATGCTATAAATAAGTGCTTATTTATGGTTGAATACAAGAGAACTATAAGACaatagtggtggtggtagtggtaatATCATGAGTGCTGCATCATGCTAGGCACCCTGTGGAAAACAGCCAGACACAGTTCCTATCTAGAACAATAGACAAGATGAATGAGAGTTTCAGAGGTGGTTGTGGATGGATAGAGGCAGTTTCAGGgcaaattatattaaattctttGAATATTGACAGACTTAGTTACAAAGGATTTCAAAAAATCCAATTTTGAGATTAGATCTTAGAAGTTTTTGCCTCAAGTggtatttaagttttattatctttattcaaAATGAATTGCATAGGGATGCATGTTTTGTTAATAAATTTTCACATCCTTATGTTAGTCCTCTTTCTGATTTCTAGTTACTCCACAGCAAATGCACACGTGACATCTAGTGGCCATTTAAGCAAAGTTCAGACACTTAGCGCAGGCGTGTAATAGCATTGTTAGAAGAGGCTAGGGTTCTCTTGTTCAACTCTATCTACAGGATGCATGGAGTTCCCCTCCAGTGACCCTGACCCCAGTCAACTGGCATTTGCTTGGATACCTCCTGTGACAAAGAATTCAATACTTCCAGATTCTAGCTGTTTCACTCAGCCCTAGCAAATTCTTCCTTGACTTATGCTAAACTATATCCTCACGTAGTTTCTACATTTAGTCCTAATTCAGTTTCATGCCTCTACATGAGATGCACCTAATCTCTTTCCTTCTGATATATAAAGATAGTTCTTCTGATGTCCTGagtcccttccatccttcctcctgTGCCCATATCACCCAACTTTACCCAACTTCCAGGTGCTGAACTGTGCCTAGAGCACCATCTAGTTTATTCCAACAATACAAAGAATGTGATAGTTCTGAAAATACCTTGGAAATAATAACGATGCTGCTAAGCTAACTCTTATCTCCCCAGGATAACCGAGATCAGACTGGCATCGAGACACACTTTTGACCAAGTCCACCTTCTTGTTAGGCTGTCCTCTGCTCACTTGCTTTTCCTCTGAGTAGTGGCAGCCATATCCTTTTATGTTATGAATGACATGATCCTAATGTAATTGTGAAGGTAAAAATCATGGACACTGTTTTCTCTAGGAATAATGGCTACTACTCCCACCTCCAAATTTCACATTCCTTGCATTTCAAAGTCAGCCACCCGTCTCCTGGCCCATACCTTCAAGAAGAAAATGCATCCACAGGAACAAGATGACAGAAGACTGAGGAAAATTATTCTTTGACCTAGGTCATCAGTCTTTCTAAAACATTATGACTGTCGTACCACACAATATAGGAATCCATCCCCCAAATGAAAAGAATCAGAATGTCTGAACTTTGAAAGATCATTGGTCTTAACAAAAATGACATTTGTTGTATGGATATGGATGATTGCTGGACCCTAGCTAGTGGGAATGCTTGGGTTAAGGGGCTTTTGATCACTTTAGGGGGAAATTGGTTACTTTGGGAGGATGTATTGATTCTAGAGGCTTATTTAGGTTTAGGGCTGATTGAGGAAAGGAAGATCACTGAGTGTGTCTGGATTGGTGGTGACTGTATTTGAGGAGACTGACTGAATTACTTGATTAGGTAAGAACTTTGATAAGATATATAACTCCCAGcctaatatcaaaataaaaagaaaggtttcAGCTATACGTTTGGTCATTCTAAAAAGTAACCTTTTTGGTTTGCCAAATAGAAAAATTCTGAAGTCAAACAGGCTATGcttagttattaaaaaataaaaaacgaaTAATATTCAATTCTCTCTCCGGCTCTCCTTGTGCATTGTACCTCAGCGTCAGTATCCATTTCATTCGAGGCCCACCTGGTCTCTTCAAAAGCCGGCCACAAATAGCTCTCAATAGCATCTCTGGGCAGACACTAAAGAAGTAAATCTGATCCTAAGTAAAATGTAGCGACTTGCCAATGTTTTTGCCAGTTAGGAATTATAGGAATTTAGCCATAGACTTTGAAAATAAATCGAAGTCCCTTTTTTTagccatgt carries:
- the LOC115276385 gene encoding olfactory receptor 2S2-like, translated to MEKANWSSPVVGFILLGLSGHPRLEKTLFVLILLMYLVILLGNGALILVTILDSHLHTPMYFFLGNLSFLDICYTTSSVPLILDSFLTPRKTISFSGCAVQMFLSFAMAGTECVLLGMMAFDRYVAICNPLRYPVVMSRSVYVPMAVSSWMAGAANSLVQISLAVPLPFCGDNVINHFTCEILAVLKLACADITINVISMGVSNMIFLVVPVLFISVSYIFIIATILRIPSTEGKKKAFSTCSAHLTVVVIFYGTILVMYGKPKSKDPKGEDKEDLSDKLIPLFYGVVTPMLNPIIYSLRNKDVKAAVRNLVAQKSFTQ